In Zingiber officinale cultivar Zhangliang chromosome 1A, Zo_v1.1, whole genome shotgun sequence, a genomic segment contains:
- the LOC122009619 gene encoding proteasome subunit alpha type-5-like, with protein sequence MLHAINCRYYTDPSGTFWQCNAKAIGSGSEGADSSLQEQYNKDLSLLEAETIALSILKQVMEEKVTPNNVDIAKVAPTYHLYTPAEVKDVISRL encoded by the exons ATGTTACATGCTATAAATTGCAGGTACTATACCGATCCATCTGGCACATTCTGGCAATGCAATGCAAAAGCAATAGGATCTGGATCCGAAGGAGCTGATAGTTCTCTTCAAGAGCAATACAACAAG GACCTGTCCCTTCTGGAAGCTGAAACTATAGCTCTTTCCATCCTGAAACAAGTCATGGAAGAAAAG GTAACCCCTAATAATGTTGACATTGCAAAGGTGGCTCCTACTTACCATCTATATACACCTGCCGAGGTTAAAGATGTCATTTCTCGCCTTTGA